In one Candidatus Woesearchaeota archaeon genomic region, the following are encoded:
- a CDS encoding UPF0175 family protein — MTSTISVRIEKPILQALIQVEKKWHTDRSEVVRRLLDKALKEWKLENALELLKEHKISVGKAAEDCGISLWEMLDILKQKNVDWTAYSQKDLEKDLALLE, encoded by the coding sequence ATGACTTCCACAATATCCGTCAGAATCGAAAAACCCATTTTGCAGGCGTTAATACAAGTAGAAAAGAAATGGCACACCGATAGGAGTGAAGTAGTACGTCGACTTCTCGATAAAGCATTGAAAGAGTGGAAACTCGAAAACGCTCTTGAACTTTTGAAAGAGCATAAAATTTCTGTCGGTAAAGCTGCTGAAGATTGTGGAATCTCTCTTTGGGAAATGCTTGATATTCTCAAACAGAAAAATGTCGATTGGACAGCATATTCTCAAAAAGATTTGGAGAAGGACTTGGCACTTTTGGAATGA
- a CDS encoding Lrp/AsnC family transcriptional regulator: protein MIQMKDIQPRLIDAFKKGYCTPQIARVAKKLKEPSTTIHYNIKKLEKEGAIKAYKAVFDYKKINEGFCAFVLISLSPDEYGNPEKIGKELAKHPEIESVDIATGDWEMVVKVRAKDQDAYYELVKNVISRKGVTKIKTLTSLKQLKTEFVEL from the coding sequence TTGATACAAATGAAAGACATCCAGCCAAGACTTATCGACGCATTCAAGAAAGGATACTGCACGCCGCAAATCGCGCGAGTAGCAAAGAAGCTCAAAGAACCATCAACCACAATCCATTACAACATAAAAAAACTCGAGAAAGAAGGAGCAATAAAAGCATACAAGGCAGTGTTTGACTACAAAAAAATCAACGAAGGATTCTGCGCGTTTGTTCTTATCAGTTTATCTCCTGATGAATATGGCAATCCTGAAAAAATAGGAAAAGAACTCGCGAAACATCCAGAGATAGAAAGTGTGGATATCGCGACAGGAGATTGGGAAATGGTTGTCAAAGTCCGCGCAAAAGATCAGGACGCGTATTACGAACTCGTCAAGAATGTCATCTCACGAAAAGGAGTCACAAAGATTAAGACACTCACCAGCCTAAAGCAGTTAAAGACAGAATTTGTGGAGTTGTAG
- a CDS encoding amino acid racemase → MKTVGIIGGLGPETTAEFYLDVVFGSLQKDGNKRPPILIWNIPLIMQVERELLEKAIGEEKYLPFLIDAAQRLERGGADFLVLPCNTLHVFIEEIRAAVHIPVLSIVEETTRFLLEQNIHRVGILATTVSLQKKLYETSLSHAGIKQIPPNNFQQAKLGKIIHNLVSGRHSDADRKFLISVVQDFEEKKVFTVILACTDLQLLVPQHKSLQIFDTMKILVDATIRAIHNP, encoded by the coding sequence ATGAAAACCGTCGGTATAATTGGAGGACTTGGTCCAGAAACAACAGCGGAGTTTTACTTAGACGTTGTTTTTGGTTCTCTTCAAAAAGATGGAAATAAGAGGCCTCCTATTCTTATTTGGAACATTCCTCTTATTATGCAAGTAGAACGTGAACTTTTGGAAAAGGCAATAGGAGAAGAAAAATACCTTCCTTTTTTGATTGACGCAGCACAGCGCCTCGAAAGAGGAGGTGCAGACTTTCTTGTGCTTCCCTGCAACACATTGCATGTTTTCATTGAAGAGATTCGTGCAGCTGTGCACATTCCTGTTTTAAGTATTGTAGAAGAAACAACACGTTTTTTGCTTGAGCAGAACATACACAGAGTTGGCATTCTCGCAACAACGGTCTCTTTGCAAAAAAAACTCTACGAAACATCACTCTCTCATGCAGGAATTAAACAAATACCTCCAAATAATTTTCAGCAGGCAAAATTGGGTAAGATTATTCATAATCTTGTTTCAGGAAGACATTCTGATGCAGACAGAAAATTCCTTATCTCTGTTGTTCAGGATTTTGAGGAGAAAAAAGTGTTTACAGTGATTCTTGCATGCACTGATCTTCAGCTCCTTGTTCCTCAACATAAGTCGCTGCAAATTTTTGACACTATGAAAATCCTTGTTGATGCAACGATAAGAGCGATTCACAATCCATAA
- a CDS encoding ACT domain-containing protein — MKKTIYDMKKTTTDLTIEYIKQHYDIQKCLQKGLINYSALSRRIRKELGIEKKTSMEAILVAARRYQEKLKKNIEQEKKIMQLLQNSQLQIRNKIVAIILEKNIDLQFVQELQKRIKQDSGVFYLIEGSEIYTIIVEEKNASGFVHRYENKIVKQHRNLALLTFVSSKEIEDTMGVLAYLTTLFSENGINILECISCWRDTLFIINAKDTSKAIEFLHRVTNTCES, encoded by the coding sequence ATGAAAAAAACAATATATGATATGAAGAAAACAACAACAGATCTTACGATAGAATACATCAAACAACATTATGATATTCAAAAATGTCTGCAAAAAGGGCTCATCAACTATTCCGCTCTTTCCAGAAGAATAAGAAAAGAGCTGGGAATTGAAAAGAAGACATCTATGGAAGCAATTCTTGTCGCCGCAAGACGTTATCAAGAAAAATTAAAGAAGAATATAGAGCAGGAGAAAAAGATAATGCAACTGTTGCAAAATTCCCAGCTTCAGATAAGGAATAAGATAGTTGCCATTATTCTTGAAAAGAATATTGATCTTCAATTTGTCCAGGAACTTCAGAAGAGAATAAAACAAGATTCAGGAGTTTTTTACCTTATTGAAGGATCAGAAATTTATACGATCATTGTTGAAGAAAAAAATGCTTCTGGCTTTGTTCATAGGTATGAAAATAAAATAGTAAAACAACATAGAAATCTTGCGCTCCTTACTTTTGTCTCTTCCAAAGAGATTGAAGATACTATGGGTGTTCTTGCGTATTTAACAACACTGTTTTCAGAGAATGGAATTAATATTCTTGAATGTATCTCCTGCTGGCGTGATACGCTGTTTATCATCAATGCAAAGGATACAAGTAAAGCAATAGAGTTTTTGCATAGAGTAACAAACACCTGCGAGAGTTAA
- a CDS encoding TrmB family transcriptional regulator: MMDQRFLTKLKEFGLNSYEAKIWSALLSRGVSSAGELSDISNVPRSRAYDVLESLEKKGFIIMKIGKPIKYIAVEPQEVLERVKQRVHEDALNHAKLLEELRKDTILEELELLYKQGVDVINPTELSGSLRDRTNMYNNMNTMINNAEKSVMIMTSAKELVRLSESIKKSVERAAKRGVKIKIAAPITKESKKGVEVFEKSASVRHVDVVRSRFAIVDGKEVSFALLDDDKAVPSYDVGIWVSSPFFAQALAKMFEGVWKE, translated from the coding sequence ATGATGGATCAACGATTTTTAACTAAACTCAAGGAATTTGGACTCAACAGCTACGAAGCTAAAATTTGGAGCGCATTGCTTTCCAGAGGAGTTTCCAGCGCTGGTGAATTATCTGACATTTCTAATGTTCCACGATCCCGAGCATATGACGTTCTTGAAAGCCTTGAGAAAAAAGGATTTATTATTATGAAGATTGGAAAACCAATCAAATATATCGCAGTTGAACCACAGGAAGTTCTTGAACGCGTTAAACAACGAGTTCATGAAGACGCTCTTAACCATGCAAAACTTCTTGAAGAATTACGAAAAGACACTATCCTTGAAGAACTTGAATTGTTATATAAACAAGGTGTTGACGTTATCAACCCAACAGAATTATCTGGCAGCTTACGTGACAGAACAAACATGTACAATAACATGAACACGATGATCAACAACGCTGAGAAATCCGTTATGATCATGACATCAGCAAAAGAACTTGTTCGCCTTTCAGAATCAATCAAGAAAAGCGTTGAAAGAGCGGCAAAGCGCGGGGTTAAAATCAAAATCGCAGCACCTATCACTAAAGAATCAAAGAAAGGTGTTGAAGTGTTTGAAAAATCCGCTTCTGTTCGACACGTTGATGTTGTCCGATCACGATTCGCAATTGTTGATGGTAAGGAAGTAAGCTTTGCATTGCTAGACGATGATAAAGCAGTTCCAAGCTACGACGTTGGTATATGGGTAAGTTCCCCATTCTTCGCTCAAGCATTAGCTAAAATGTTTGAAGGCGTTTGGAAGGAATAA